In Amaranthus tricolor cultivar Red isolate AtriRed21 chromosome 3, ASM2621246v1, whole genome shotgun sequence, a single window of DNA contains:
- the LOC130807414 gene encoding uncharacterized mitochondrial protein AtMg00810-like: MKDEFDALIENKTLDLVSRPPNAKVIRSLWIFRVKTKSDGSFERYKARLVGDGKSQREGIDCDETFSLVVKLASIRIVLSIALSKSWSIHQLDVKNAFLHGHLDETVCVHASTFEFPIPLNLIINSDNSLFVYCHGSNIAYLLLYVDDIILTASSTLLRQSIMPKLSSEFAMKNLGPLSYFFGIAISRTPAGLFLSQTKYVAEILDKVGMSQCKPAHTPITTSSKLCADAGSPYDNPTLYHNLVGALQYLTFTLLDISYAVQQVCLFMHDPRVEHMAALYRILRYIQGTLDHGLQLYKSPVSSLLSYTDTDWGSCLDTRHSTPGYCVFLGDNLIS; the protein is encoded by the exons ATGAAGGATGAATTTGATGCTTTAATTGAGAATAAAACTTTGGATCTTGTGTCGCGGCCTCCGAATGCTAAAGTTATTCGTTCCTTGTGGATTTTTCGAGTGAAAACTAAGTCTgatggttcttttgagcgctataaggcgcgtcttgttggtgatggcAAGTCTCAAAGAGAGGGCATTGACTGTGATGAGACTTTTAGCCTTGTGGTCAAACTTGCttctattcgcattgttttGAGTATTGCTCTGTCTAAATCTTGGTCCATTCATCAGTTGGATGTTAAAAATGCTTTCCTCCATGGTCACTTGGATGAAACAGTATGTGTACATGCATCAACCTTTGAATTTCCGATCCCACTCAACCTGATCAT CAATTCTGATAACtctttgtttgtttattgtcatgggTCCAatattgcttatcttcttttgtatgtggatgatattataCTCACTGCTTCTTCTACTCTTCTCCGTCAGTCTATTATGCCTAAATTAAGTTCGGAATTCGCTATGAAGAACTTGGGTCCTCTCAGTTACTTCTTTGGTATTGCTATTTCTCGTACTCCTGCAGGTCTATTTCTCTCTCAAACCAAATATGTTGCTGAAATTCTGGATAAAGTTGGCATGTCTCAATGCAAACCTGCCCATACTCCTATTACTACATCCAGCAAACTTTGTGCTGATGCTGGGTCTCCATATGATAATCCTACCTTGTATCACAACTTAGTTGGGGCCTTACAGTATCTTACTTTCACCCTTCTAGATATTTCTTATGCTGTTCAACAAGTGTGCTTATTTATGCATGATCCTCGAGTTGAACATATGGCTGCTCTTTATAGAATTCTTCGGTACATTCAAGGGACTCTTGACCATGGACTACAGCTATATAAGTCCCCTGTTTCTTCTCTCTTATCCTATACTGATACTGATTGGGGTAGTTGTCTTGACACCCGCCATTCCACTCCCGGTTACTGTGTTTTTCTAGGTGACAATTTGATCTCTTAG
- the LOC130807994 gene encoding uncharacterized protein LOC130807994 produces the protein MKERGKWEILYVENKQSDEAWKVHYPGVETVFFPEGNFDHSPMIVQFFKQILRTAHFKFCNFWATKNTFLNVVKGVWATDLTGYRSYQVNVCLYLLRKALKENFHKFPIQVRLEEAEGNLQWLRISYKRTQETLLLQMKCRVLSLSKQQRRIMLLMFSRSLESNGSSLEMRTPKSQTHNALEIQQAFTSFYSDLLCHLKSDRKKINMNIIHAGLILSNATRSQLDLSFSKQDIKRAMWSIPDDKAPGMDGYNSRFYKAA, from the exons ATGAAAGAAAGGGGCAAGTG GGAGATTTTATATGTGGAAAACAAGCAAAGTGATGAAGCTTGGAAGGTGCATTACCCTGGAGTTGAAACTGTTTTCTTTCCTGAGGGAAATTTTGACCATTCTCCTATGATTGTTCAATTTTTCAAGCAAATTCTAAGAACAGCTCATTTCAAGTTCTGTAACTTCTGGGCTACTAAAAACACGTTCCTTAATGTTGTCAAGGGTGTCTGGGCTACTGATCTTACTGGATATAGAAGCTATCAAGTAAATGTTTGTTTATATCTGTTGAGGAAGGCATTGAAGGAAAACTTCCACAAGTTTCCTATCCAAGTTAGGCTTGAGGAGGCTGAAGGAAACTTACAATGGCTCAGAATTTCTTACAAGAGAACCCAAGAGACCCTGCTCTTACAGATGAAGTGCAGGGTGCTCTCACTCTCAAAACAGCAAAGAAGGATTATGCTTCTTATGTTCAGCAGATCTCTAGAATCAAATGGCTCAAGTTTGGAGATGAGAACACCAAAGTCTCAGACACACAACGCATTAGAAATTCAGCAAGCTTTTACTTCCTTTTATTCTGACTTGCTATGTCATCTTAAGAGTGACAGGaagaaaatcaacatgaatattATTCATGCTGGCCTTATTTTGTCTAATGCTACGCGATCTCAACTAGATTTATCATTTAGTAAGCAGGATATTAAGAGGGCTATGTGGAGTATACCTGATGACAAGGCCCCTGGCATGGATGGCTATAATAGTCGATTCTATAAAGCGGCTTGA
- the LOC130807972 gene encoding protein DNA-DAMAGE INDUCIBLE 1-like isoform X1, which yields MKITVMTSGEQIITLDVDPDEAIENVKALLEVESGVTLQQQQLLYNGKEMRNHEKLSALGVSDGDLIMMLSNANSLSSSPSSNDLGLNPEGSAVNPTAFQQHIQRDSNLMAQLYQSDPELAHAISGNDLNKLQDILRQRHRQRAELRQREQEELALHYADPFDIEAQKKIEAAIRQKGVDENWATALEYNPEAFARVVMLYVDMEVNGVPLKAFVDSGAQSTIISKSCAERCGLLRLLDERYKGIAHGVGQTEILGRIHVAPIKIGNVFYPCSFTVLDSDNMEFLFGLDMLRKHQCIIDLKESVLRVGGGEVSVPFLSEKDIPSRFLDEERYSKQASGSGAQVSSGSKGSIDVPTGSHFSGGAGGNPGQGSDFDAKVARLVELGFERNDVIQALKLFNGNEDQAAGFLFG from the exons ATGAAGATTACTGTTATGACTTCTGGTGAGCAGATCATCACTTTAGACGTCGACCCTGATGAAGCT ATCGAAAATGTCAAAGCTTTGCTTGAAGTCGAG AGTGGGGTGACTCTGCAGCAGCAACAATTGCTGTACAATGGCAAGGAGATGAGGAATCATGAAAAGTTGAGTGCACTCGGTGTTTCCGATGGAGATTTGATTATGATGCTTTCTAATGCCAATTCGCTTTCCAG CAGTCCATCTTCTAATGACCTGGGCCTCAATCCAGAGGGATCTGCTGTTAACCCTACTGCTTTTCAACAGCACATTCAGCGTGATTCTAATCTGATGGCTCAGCTATATCAg AGTGATCCGGAATTGGCACATGCAATATCTGGGAATGATCTGAACAAACTTCAGGATATTTTGCGGCAACGCCATCGTCAAAGAGCCGAGTTGAGACAAAGGGAACAGGAGGAGCTG gcATTGCATTATGCGGACCCTTTCGACATTGAAGCACAAAAGAAAATTGAAGCAGCCATTCGTCAG AAAGGAGTTGACGAGAACTGGGCTACTGCTCTTGAATATAACCCTGAAGCTTTTGCTAGAGTG GTTATGTTGTATGTGGATATGGAAGTAAATGGTGTTCCATTGAAG GCATTTGTTGATAGTGGAGCCCAATCAACAATTATATCTAAGAGTTGTGCTGAGCGGTGTGG ACTGCTGAGGCTGTTAGATGAACGATATAAAGGCATTGCTCACGGAGTTGGTCAGACGGAGATATTGGGTCGGATACATGTAGCTCCTATCAAG ATTGGGAATGTGTTTTACCCTTGTTCCTTTACAGTCCTAGATTCAGACAACATGGAATTTCTCTTTGGTTTGGATATGCTTCGTAAACATCAG TGCATAATTGATTTGAAGGAGAGTGTATTAAGAGTTGGTGGGGGAGAGGTTTCCGTGCCATTTTTGTCTG AAAAGGACATCCCTTCTCGTTTTCTGGATGAAGAGAGGTATTCAAAGCAAGCTTCTGGTTCAGGAGCTCAG GTTTCTTCTGGAAGCAAAGGCAGTATAGATGTCCCGACCGGAAGTCATTTTTCCG GAGGTGCTGGCGGGAACCCTGGTCAG GGTTCTGATTTTGATGCCAAAGTTGCAAGGCTTGTTGAGCTAGGATTTGAAAGGAACGATGTCATACAAGCCCTCAAGCTTTTCAATGGCAATGAAGATCAAGCTGCTGGGTTTCTCTTTGGATGA
- the LOC130807972 gene encoding protein DNA-DAMAGE INDUCIBLE 1-like isoform X2 → MKITVMTSGEQIITLDVDPDEAIENVKALLEVESGVTLQQQQLLYNGKEMRNHEKLSALGVSDGDLIMMLSNANSLSSPSSNDLGLNPEGSAVNPTAFQQHIQRDSNLMAQLYQSDPELAHAISGNDLNKLQDILRQRHRQRAELRQREQEELALHYADPFDIEAQKKIEAAIRQKGVDENWATALEYNPEAFARVVMLYVDMEVNGVPLKAFVDSGAQSTIISKSCAERCGLLRLLDERYKGIAHGVGQTEILGRIHVAPIKIGNVFYPCSFTVLDSDNMEFLFGLDMLRKHQCIIDLKESVLRVGGGEVSVPFLSEKDIPSRFLDEERYSKQASGSGAQVSSGSKGSIDVPTGSHFSGGAGGNPGQGSDFDAKVARLVELGFERNDVIQALKLFNGNEDQAAGFLFG, encoded by the exons ATGAAGATTACTGTTATGACTTCTGGTGAGCAGATCATCACTTTAGACGTCGACCCTGATGAAGCT ATCGAAAATGTCAAAGCTTTGCTTGAAGTCGAG AGTGGGGTGACTCTGCAGCAGCAACAATTGCTGTACAATGGCAAGGAGATGAGGAATCATGAAAAGTTGAGTGCACTCGGTGTTTCCGATGGAGATTTGATTATGATGCTTTCTAATGCCAATTCGCTTTCCAG TCCATCTTCTAATGACCTGGGCCTCAATCCAGAGGGATCTGCTGTTAACCCTACTGCTTTTCAACAGCACATTCAGCGTGATTCTAATCTGATGGCTCAGCTATATCAg AGTGATCCGGAATTGGCACATGCAATATCTGGGAATGATCTGAACAAACTTCAGGATATTTTGCGGCAACGCCATCGTCAAAGAGCCGAGTTGAGACAAAGGGAACAGGAGGAGCTG gcATTGCATTATGCGGACCCTTTCGACATTGAAGCACAAAAGAAAATTGAAGCAGCCATTCGTCAG AAAGGAGTTGACGAGAACTGGGCTACTGCTCTTGAATATAACCCTGAAGCTTTTGCTAGAGTG GTTATGTTGTATGTGGATATGGAAGTAAATGGTGTTCCATTGAAG GCATTTGTTGATAGTGGAGCCCAATCAACAATTATATCTAAGAGTTGTGCTGAGCGGTGTGG ACTGCTGAGGCTGTTAGATGAACGATATAAAGGCATTGCTCACGGAGTTGGTCAGACGGAGATATTGGGTCGGATACATGTAGCTCCTATCAAG ATTGGGAATGTGTTTTACCCTTGTTCCTTTACAGTCCTAGATTCAGACAACATGGAATTTCTCTTTGGTTTGGATATGCTTCGTAAACATCAG TGCATAATTGATTTGAAGGAGAGTGTATTAAGAGTTGGTGGGGGAGAGGTTTCCGTGCCATTTTTGTCTG AAAAGGACATCCCTTCTCGTTTTCTGGATGAAGAGAGGTATTCAAAGCAAGCTTCTGGTTCAGGAGCTCAG GTTTCTTCTGGAAGCAAAGGCAGTATAGATGTCCCGACCGGAAGTCATTTTTCCG GAGGTGCTGGCGGGAACCCTGGTCAG GGTTCTGATTTTGATGCCAAAGTTGCAAGGCTTGTTGAGCTAGGATTTGAAAGGAACGATGTCATACAAGCCCTCAAGCTTTTCAATGGCAATGAAGATCAAGCTGCTGGGTTTCTCTTTGGATGA
- the LOC130807413 gene encoding uncharacterized protein LOC130807413 has translation MSSSSSSHNSKSENCRCGVPFARRVSWTKENPGRRFKSCVFYDPDTNWRGCKKFEWVDQPEMAVWQREVTNKLLEEKRQLAMEIKILTSRVCCLEHEKDLVISDISRMKKKSTNQCASFALGFFVSFLLVFVVLMKISI, from the coding sequence atgtcttcttcttcttctagcCATAATTCGAAATCTGAGAATTGTCGATGTGGAGTTCCATTTGCAAGAAGGGTTTcttggaccaaggaaaatccaggaagaaggtttaagagTTGCGTTTTctatgatcctgatacaaattggaggggatgcaaaaagtttGAATGGGTTGATCAACCTGAAATGgctgtttggcaaagagaagtgACGAACAAGCTTTTGGAGGAGAAGCGACAATTGGCAATGGAAATCAAGATCTTGACTTCaagggtttgttgcttggaacatgaaaaggatcTAGTGATTTCAGATATATcaaggatgaagaagaaatcgACGAATCAGTGTGCAAGCTTTGCGTTAgggttttttgtttcttttttgttaGTGTTTGTTGTACTTATGAAgattagtatttga
- the LOC130807951 gene encoding uncharacterized protein LOC130807951: MGNQGDRPQQHPQYHRNNEDKTLKIDLPSFDGHSPDPEVYLEWEANMERYFDFKDTTPEQQFKLAKIKLTMLAATWLEGVQKQRRREDRERISTWEKLRKHLRRKYVPRNYRQQLCIQWGTLRQENRTVSEYIQEWERLSVVCYTNETEEKKIGKFIGGLREDLRKKLELTPNLTFSLAYSNALTLEKYSKKKPSTDHPRSVTAPTHIVTQTTAPDKIPPLINTTKDRDPRDLKGVVCFKCHGHGHIKNQCPNARAFTVQEWAAIREVGKPRAMLVSRNWEEEVVWPSTSKEDPDGSYFVNDEGVLETFEGTESSEEEENREEVYPEPDMQNLLIRRNFHATPRIKSNDQREKIFQTKCKIKNKVCDLIIDGGSETNCVSKDLVQTLDLETKPHPNPYKLKWLDSKASGFVKKRCLIQFAIGSFKDKVLCDVLNMTACHVLLGRPWQHDKRTLHNGYTNVYTLRHEGKLKALTPLPPHRTVPPQKTAGSKPTLSSQEATGSMSLFSKKVRQKNNHLDVGNIEQSTDNSDHESIRHTWEQNKLNAKRTKWLEFMQSFNLAAKHKNGKPKVVTDTLRKTTHLLALPNAKALGNNMIEGQYQTDPNFRTVYTGVEGVYGINAILSVSLIAFSLHYRTHGDATQHTEQMRSINKKMQRNTEKTTTIYQQEVNKHPSAAPELQIRDNTFKTNLLEQNGVPPIFNIRDLQPYYADSELRTIRTEEGGNGTNIPFAYDQNTGNNEDLSIEEQHTEPRPAQVKEANVQRAEDQLLNTMNIHNPALKKVYIVLYQKIMNSWVFPNADRR, encoded by the coding sequence ATGGGGAACCAAGGGGATAGACCTCAACAGCACCCACAATACCATAGGAACAATGAGGATAAAACTTTGAAGATTGACTTACCTAGTTTTGATGGACACTCTCCAGACCCAGAGGTGTACCTGGAGTGGGAAGCCAATATGGAAAGATACTTTGACTTTAAGGACACCACACCTGAACAACAATTTAAGCTAGCTAAGATTAAACTGACCATGCTTGCTGCTACATGGTTAGAAGGAGTGCAGAAGCAAAGAAGGAGGGAGGATAGAGAAAGAATCAGTACATGGGAAAAACTGAGGAAACACTTAAGGAGGAAGTATGTCCCACGCAATTATAGACAGCAGCTATGCATACAATGGGGAACATTAAGACAAGAAAATAGAACTGTGTCTGAGTATATCCAAGAATGGGAACGGTTATCTGTTGTTTGTTACACTAATGAGACTGAGGAGAAGAAGATTGGGAAGTTTATAGGTGGCTTAAGGGAAGACTTGAGGAAAAAATTAGAGTTGACCCCAAACCTTACCTTCAGCCTAGCTTATAGCAATGCCCTCACTTTAGAGAAATATTCTAAGAAGAAACCCAGCACAGACCACCCAAGAAGTGTTACAGCACCAACACATATTGTCACTCAGACTACTGCACCAGATAAGATTCCACCCTTGATCAACACTACCAAAGATAGGGACCCTAGGGACTTGAAGGGGGTAGTTTGTTTCAAATGCCATGGACATGGTCACATAAAGAATCAGTGTCCCAATGCTAGAGCCTTCACTGTGCAGGAGTGGGCAGCAATTAGGGAAGTAGGCAAACCTAGGGCTATGTTAGTCAGTAGGAATTGGGAGGAAGAGGTAGTTTGGCCTTCCACATCTAAGGAGGATCCTGATGGTTCATATTTTGTGAATGATGAAGGAGTTTTAGAGACTTTTGAAGGAACTGAGAGCAGTGAGGAGGAAGAAAACAGAGAGGAAGTCTACCCTGAACCAGATATGCAAAATTTGTTAATTAGAAGGAACTTTCATGCTACACCAAGGATCAAATCCAATGATCAAAGAGAGAAAATCTTCCAAACCAAATGTAAAATTAAGAACAAAGTTTGTGACTTAATCATAGATGGGGGGAGTGAAACTAATTGTGTTAGCAAGGATTTAGTTCAGACCTTGGATTTAGAAACTAAGCCACACCCAAACCCTTATAAGCTGAAATGGTTGGATAGCAAGGCCAGTGGGTTTGTGAAGAAGAGATGCTTAATCCAGTTTGCTATAGGGTCTTTCAAAGATAAAGTGCTTTGTGATGTGTTAAATATGACTGCCTGTCATGTGCTCTTAGGTAGACCCTGGCAGCATGACAAAAGGACCTTACATAATGGCTACACTAATGTTTATACCTTGAGACATGAGGGGAAATTGAAGGCCCTTACGCCCCTGCCACCTCATAGAACTGTGCCTCCACAGAAGACAGCAGGTAGTAAGCCCACTTTGTCTTCACAAGAAGCAACAGGTAGTATGTCTTTGTTCAGCAAGAAGGTCAGACAGAAGAATAATCACTTAGATGTTGGGAATATTGAACAGTCTACTGACAATTCAGACCATGAGTCCATTAGACATACTTGGGAACAGAATAAACTTAATGCCAAACGTACTAAGTGGCTTGAGTTCATGCAAAGTTTTAATCTTGCTGCTAAGCATAAGAATGGTAAACCTAAAGTAGTGACAGACACATTAAGAAAGACAACACACTTACTAGCTCTACCAAATGCTAAGGCTTTGGGGAACAATATGATTGAGGGACAGTATCAAACTGACCCAAATTTCAGAACTGTATACACAGGGGTTGAAGGTGTATATGGAATAAATGCTATATTATCTGTATCACTAATTGCTTTTTCTTTGCATTACAGAACACATGGAGATGCTACACAACACACTGAACAAATGAGGAGCATCAATAAGAAAATGCAAAGGAACACTGAGAAGACTACCACTATATATCAACAGGAGGTCAACAAGCACCCCTCAGCTGCACCAGAGCTCCAGATTAGGGATAATACTTTCAAGACAAATTTGCTAGAGCAAAATGGAGTCCCTCCCATATTCAACATAAGGGATCTGCAACCATACTATGCTGATTctgaattgaggacaattcgaACTGAAGAAGGAGGGAATGGAACAAATATACCTTTTGCATATGATCAGAACACTGGAAACAATGAAGACTTAAGCATTGAGGAACAGCATACTGAACCTAGACCAGCTCAAGTTAAGGAAGCTAATGTACAAAGAGCTGAGGATCAGTTACTCAATACTATGAACATACATAATCCAGccttgaagaaagtatacatagTCCTGTATCAGAAGATAATGAACAGCTGGGTGTTCCCAAACGCTGACAGAAGATAA